One genomic region from Phragmites australis chromosome 1, lpPhrAust1.1, whole genome shotgun sequence encodes:
- the LOC133917499 gene encoding large ribosomal subunit protein eL20-like — protein sequence MVAFRFHQYQVVGRALPTPGDEHPKIYRMKLWTTNEVRAKSKFWYFLRKLKKVKKSNGQVLAINEIFERNPTTIKNYGIWLRYQSRTGYHNMYKEYRDTTLNGAVEQMYTEMASRHRVRSPCIQIIKTLTVDYKMCKRDNTKQFHNAQIKFPLVYRKVRPPTRKLKTTFKASRPNLFM from the exons ATGGTGGCCTTCAGG TTCCATCAGTACCAGGTGGTGGGCCGTGCGCTGCCGACGCCCGGCGACGAGCACCCCAAGATCTACCGCATGAAGCTCTGGACCACCAACGAGGTCCGCGCCAAGAGCAAGTTCTG GTATTTCCTGAGGAAGCtgaagaaggtgaagaagagCAACGGCCAGGTGCTAGCCATCAACGAG ATCTTTGAGCGTAACCCAACAACGATCAAGAACTACGGCATCTGGCTACGCTACCAGAGCAGAACCGGCTACCACAACATGTACAAGGAGTACCGTGACACTACTCTGAATGGTGCTGTGGAGCAGATGTACACTGAGATGGCTTCTCGCCACCGCGTGAGATCCCCTTGCATCCAGATCATCAAGACCCTGACAGTCGATTACAAGATGTGCAAAAGGGACAACACCAAGCAGTTCCACAATGCCCAGATCAAGTTCCCCCTCGTGTACCGCAAGGTCAGGCCACCAACCAGGAAACTGAAGACCACATTCAAGGCGTCGAGGCCAAACCTGTTCATGTGA
- the LOC133917480 gene encoding protein VACUOLELESS1, giving the protein MSSSVSVAAEWDLLSDRFYRRITLYSPLPWSAPATTATTSSSSGGGAVIGRLDLSTHIVAAAPFGGPIAAVRDDSKIVQLHSEPSRRRLLLFSSSGHPIASAPWPPLLPRLHSLAFSSSLSLLALLSDGSLLRFRLPDLQPSPSSNPVPLLPPASGGVADAVFWGGGVAVLTEDNRVVVTTDIEATDPHPRELADPGVGDEEQVLCMAVVEPQFVMSGSPEVLLAVGDRMLAVDEDGVQVLGEELEIGPVQKMAVSPNGKLLAVFAHDGRLLVIPTDFSRIIFEYECDSALPPDQIAWCGLDSVLLYWPEVLLMVGPNGDPVQYNYDEPIKLIPECDGVRILSNSSMEFLHRVPDSTTLIFGIGSMSPAALLYDARDHYDRQSAKAYDNYQLISSSLPEAIEACIDAAGHEFDASRQRALLRAATYGLAFCSRFSHERFQEMCKMLRVLNAVRDSEIGMPLTVQQYKLLTAPVLIGRLINANQHLLALRISEYLNLNPEVVIMHWACEKITASATIPDTVLLEGLLDKLRLCKGISYAAVAAHADNSARRRLAAMLVDHESQSSKQIPLLLSIDEQDKALSKAIESGDTDLVYLVLFHIWQKVAVEKNAPLDFFGVINARPLARDLFMAYARHSKHEALKDFFLSTGRLQDAAFLLLKESRELERNPMASKGSPLHGPQVRLIEQAHRLFAETKEHVFESKASEEHAKLLRSQHELEVSTKQAIFVGSSVSDTIKTCIAMGNERAALKVKSEFKVPDKRWYWLKTCALATVGNWDALEKFSKEKRPPGGYKPFVEACIDAGQKTEALKYIPKLTDPRERSEAYARMGMAKEAADAASQANDSDELFGRLKLTLAQNSAAASIIDTLRDRLSFQGAY; this is encoded by the exons ATGTCCTCCTCCGTCTCCGTCGCGGCGGAGTGGGACCTCCTCTCCGACCGCTTCTACCGCCGCATCACTCTCTACTCCCCGCTCCCCTGGTCCGCCCCGGCaaccaccgccaccacctcctcctcctccggcggcggtgCTGTGATCGGCCGCCTCGACCTCTCCACCCACATCGTAGCCGCCGCGCCCTTCGGCGGCCCGATCGCCGCCGTCCGCGACGACTCCAAGATCGTACAGCTCCACTCTGAGccctcgcgccgccgcctcctcctcttctcctcctccggccACCCAATCGCCTCCGCGCCCTGGCCACCCCTCCTTCCCCGACTCCACTCCCTCGCCTTCTCCAGCTCCCTCAGCCTCCTCGCCCTCCTCTCCGATGGCTCCCTCCTTCGCTTCCGCCTCCCCGATCTGCAGCCCAGCCCTAGCTCCAACCCCGTGCCCCTGCTCCCGCCGGCCTCCGGCGGCGTCGCCGACGCTGTATTCTGGGGCGGAGGTGTAGCCGTCCTCACTGAGGACAACCGCGTCGTGGTGACCACCGACATCGAGGCCACCGACCCTCACCCCCGCGAGCTCGCCGACCCTGGCGTAGGTGATGAGGAGCAGGTGCTGTGCATGGCCGTGGTGGAGCCGCAGTTTGTCATGTCTGGGAGCCCAGAGGTGCTGCTTGCTGTTGGCGACCGGATGCTGGCGGTCGATGAGGATGGCGTGCAGGTGCTCGGGGAGGAGCTGGAGATTGGACCCGTGCAGAAGATGGCAGTGTCACCCAACGGGAAGCTTCTTGCAGTATTTGCACATGATGGGCGCCTGCTCGTAATCCCCACAGATTTCTCCAGGATCATATTCGAGTATGAGTGTGAT TCTGCATTGCCACCGGACCAAATAGCTTGGTGTGGGTTGGACAGCGTACTCCTTTACTGGCCTGAAGTGCTTTTGATGGTTGGTCCAAATGGAGATCCTGTGCAGTATAATTATGATGAACCCATAAAACTCATTCCTGAGTGTGATGGTGTAAGAATCCTCTCAAATTCAAGTATGGAATTTCTACATCGAGTCCCAGATTCTACTACGTTAATTTTTGGCATTGGAAGCATGTCACCGGCAGCATTGCTGTATGATGCTCGAGATCACTATGACAGGCAAAGTGCAAAG GCTTATGACAACTATCAGCTAATATCTTCTTCATTGCCTGAGGCAATTGAGGCTTGTATTGACGCTGCTGGCCATGAGTTTGATGCTTCACGACAGCGCGCATTACTAAGAGCTGCTACCTATGGCCTAGCTTTCTGCAG TCGATTTTCACATGAACGCTTTCAAGAAATGTGCAAAATGCTACGTGTTTTAAATGCTGTTCGTGATTCTGAGATTGGGATGCCACTTACCGTTCAGCAGTACAAG TTGCTTACTGCACCGGTGCTCATTGGACGCCTGATTAATGCTAATCAGCACCTTTTGGCACTCCGCATCTCTGAGTACCTTAACCTGAATCCG GAGGTTGTGATAATGCATTGGGCGTGTGAGAAGATAACAGCATCAGCTACTATTCCAGATACAGTCCTTCTTGAGGGTTTGCTTGATAAG CTCAGGTTATGCAAAGGGATATCATATGCTGCAGTGGCAGCTCATGCAGATAACAGTGCCCGGCGAAGGTTGGCTGCTATGCTTGTCGATCATGAGTCCCAATCTTCAAAGCAG ATTCCCTTGTTGCTAAGCATCGACGAACAAGACAAAGCATTATCAAAGGCAATTGAGAGCGGTGATACTGATCTTGTGTACCTTGTGCTATTCCACATCTGGCAGAAGGTAGCTGTAGAGAAG AATGCTCCATTGGATTTTTTCGGTGTAATCAATGCGAGGCCTTTGGCTCGAGATTTGTTTATGGCATATGCAAG ACATTCTAAGCATGAAGCTTTGAAGGACTTCTTTCTATCGACTGGGAGACTCCAA GATGCCGCCTTTCTTTTGTTGAAGGAGTCCAGGGAATTGGAGAGGAATCCCATGGCAAGCAAGGGGTCTCCTCTCCATGGTCCACAAGTGAGGCTCATTGAGCAGGCCCACAGACTTTTTGCTGAGACCAAGGAACATGTTTTTGAATCCAAAGCTTCTGAAGAGCACGCCAAATTGCTAAG ATCACAGCATGAACTTGAAGTTTCCACGAAGCAGGCAATATTTGTGGGTTCTAGCGTTAGTGATACAATCAAAACCTGTATTGCAATGGGAAATGAGCGAGCTGCACTTAAAGTGAAGTCGGAATTCAAG GTTCCTGATAAGAGGTGGTACTGGCTCAAAACATGTGCTCTAGCTACAGTTGGGAATTGGGATGCTTTGGAAAAATTTTCAAAAGAGAAAAGACCGCCAGGAG GTTATAAACCTTTCGTGGAAGCATGCATTGATGCTGGTCAAAAAACTGAAGCTCTCAAATATATTCCAAAGTTAACAGATCCTCGTGAAAGATCTGAG GCATATGCACGGATGGGCATGGCAAAGGAAGCTGCAGATGCAGCTTCACAAGCCAATGATAGTGACGAGCTATTTGGCCGCCTCAAGCTTACACTAGCACAGAACAGCGCCGCAGCCTCCATTATTGATACATTGCGGGATCGGCTATCCTTTCAAGGAGCATATTGA
- the LOC133917508 gene encoding cytochrome b561 domain-containing protein At2g30890-like, which translates to MLASGRRRLLFLCASFVILSLLAPSNGASNSMENINQSHNKAVHPSEMTPKVSFQLKLHALFHWSSFGFLMPVGIILVRMSTKSQNGRCVRFLFCCHVISQIAAVLLATGGAVLSLMNFENSFSNNHQRVGLALYAFMWLQPIIGFFRPERGVKLRSRWYFFHWILGIAICATGITNVYIGLRIYHDRTTKSVRLWTGLLTVEVSFLAFFYLMIDRWSYMMKQGHLPVQQLRTTDNHRTYPTTLRKELAMVQSEMSKQKDNVGRLAL; encoded by the exons ATGCTAGCGTCTGGGAGAAGAAGACTGCTCTTTCTGTGCGCAAGCTTTGTGATTCTTTCGCTTCTTGCGCCATCCAACGGCGCGTCGAACTCCATGGAGAACATCAATCAAAGCCACAACAAGGCCGTGCACCCCTCGGAG ATGACACCCAAAGTATCATTTCAGCTCAAGCTACACGCATTGTTCCACTGGTCTTCTTTTGGTTTCTTGATGCCGGTAGGGATAATACTAGTCAGAATGTCAACCAAATCTCAAAACGGCCGATGCGTCAGATTCCTCTTCTGTTGCCATGTCATTTCGCAG ATCGCGGCTGTCCTTCTCGCTACAGGCGGTGCAGTACTGTCGTTAATGAACTTCGAAAACTCCTTCAGTAACAATCACCAAAGAGTAGGACTGGCACTATATGCATTCATGTGGCTTCAGCCAATTATCGGGTTTTTCAGACCAGAAAG AGGTGTTAAGTTACGGAGTCGGTGGTActtcttccattggatcctcgGAATCGCAATCTGCGCTACAGGCATCACAAACGTCTACATTGGCCTGCGCATCTACCATGACAGAACCACGAAGAGTGTGAGGCTTTGGACCGGCCTCCTCACCGTTGAGGTGTCCTTCCTGGCTTTCTTCTACCTCATGATAGACAGATGGAGCTACATGATGAAGCAAGGACATCTCCCCGTTCAGCAGCTAAGGACTACCGATAATCACAGAACCTATCCGACTACCCTTCGGAAGGAGCTGGCTATGGTGCAAAGTGAAATgtccaaacaaaaagacaaTGTAGGAAGGCTGGCCCTGTAA
- the LOC133917518 gene encoding uncharacterized protein LOC133917518 has product MACSFSPSSTTRLQAVDAAALKSGRAPLKATVAPAQRSLGSCKAAARQEGATQESGVTVSSARTQLDLLEQLTSPTYDGIGLENGTPTEPRQRTTIREQLSALANGKVDEFTLPLGKKLKEGLKSLNNLTVSQRRNIKRQALLTKVSGRNDSVFFATVGAFVLVPPFAILAIAVLTGYIQLLP; this is encoded by the exons ATGGCGTGCAGCTTCTCCCCGTCCTCCACCACGAGGCTCCAGGCCGTGGACGCTGCGGCGTTGAAGAGCGGCAGGGCACCCCTCAAGGCCACCGTCGCCCCCGCGCAGAGGTCGCTCGGCAGCTGCAAGGCGGCTGCGCGTCAAGAAGGCGCCACGCAGGAATCCGGCGTCACAG TTTCTTCGGCGCGCACCCAGCTGGACCTCCTGGAGCAACTGACATCCCCAACATATGATGGCATTG GCTTAGAGAATGGTACGCCAACAGAACCCCGTCAGCGCACTACTATCCGCGAGCAATTGTCGGCGCTAGCCAACGGTAAGGTTGACGAGTTCACCCTCCCATTGGGCAAGAAACTGAAGGAAGGCCTGAAGAGCCTCAACAACCTGACCGTGTCACAGAGGAGGAACATCAAGAGGCAGGCCCTGCTTACCAAGGTCAGTGGACGTAATGACTCGGTGTTCTTCGCGACTGTTGGGGCGTTTGTCCTCGTCCCGCCTTTCGCCATTTTAGCTATTGCTGTCCTAACTGGTTATATCCAGCTCTTGCCTTGA
- the LOC133917529 gene encoding GDSL esterase/lipase At4g10955-like, whose product MANAVPSQKASEAAAVAAPTPNPFEFHVYGPRNLPSPSWRDLLRSSWKDPNYRRMVIACFIQGVYLLELDRQEKRDERTGLAPQWWRPFMYRLAQVLVDERDGSIYGAVLEWDRQAALYGYVPFRPTGAPAAVVALRGTLLRAPTFRRDIEDDLRFLAWDSLKGSVRFAGALAALRAAARRHGAGNVCVGGHSLGAGFALQVGKALAKEGVFVECHVFNPPSVSLATSLRGFAETAGEMWGRVRAWLPYVGSGQAADAGGSEAKASLESAGTGRWLPHLYINTNDYICCYYTDAASGTATVTARGSSGSGRAACGGDGGKGNTGLARMVLVSKGPTKFLDAHGLQQWWVDDVELQVALNHSKLIDRQLRSLYAAP is encoded by the exons ATGGCCAATGCGGTGCCGAGCCAGAAGGCCAGCGAGGCCGCAGCGGTGGCGGCACCGACGCCAAATCCGTTCGAGTTTCATGTGTACGGCCCGCGCAACCTGCCGTCCCCCAGCTGGAGAGATCTCCTCCGCTCAAGCTG GAAGGACCCCAACTACCGGCGCATGGTGATCGCGTGCTTCATCCAGGGGGTGTACCTGCTGGAGCTGGACAGGCAGGAGAAGCGCGATGAGCGCACGGGCCTCGCGCCGCAGTGGTGGCGGCCGTTCATGTACAGGCTCGCCCAGGTGCTCGTCGACGAGCGCGACGGCTCCATCTACGGCGCTGTGCTCGAGTGGGACCGCCAGGCCGCGCTGTATGGCTACGTCCCGTTCCGCCCCACGGgcgcgccggccgccgtcgtGGCGCTCCGTGGCACGCTGCTGAGGGCGCCCACGTTCCGGCGCGACATCGAGGACGACCTCCGGTTCCTGGCCTGGGACAGCCTCAAGGGCTCCGTACGCTTTGCCGGCGCGCTGGCCGCGCTGCGAGCCGCGGCGCGCAGGCATGGCGCGGGCAACGTGTGCGTGGGCGGGCACTCGCTGGGCGCCGGGTTCGCGCTTCAGGTGGGCAAGGCGCTGGCCAAGGAAGGCGTGTTCGTGGAGTGTCACGTGTTCAACCCGCCATCCGTGTCGTTGGCCACGAGCCTCAGGGGATTCGCAGAGACGGCCGGCGAGATGTGGGGGCGCGTGCGCGCGTGGCTGCCCTACGTGGGTTCCGGCCAGGCCGCTGATGCGGGCGGCAGCGAGGCGAAAGCGTCGCTGGAGAGCGCGGGGACGGGCAGGTGGTTGCCGCACCTGTACATCAACACCAACGACTACATCTGCTGCTACTACACCGACGCGGCGAGCGGGACGGCGACCGTGACTGCCAGAGGAAGCAGCGGGAGCGGCAGGGCGGCGTGTGGAGGGGACGGCGGCAAGGGCAATACGGGGCTTGCGAGGATGGTGCTGGTGTCCAAGGGGCCGACCAAGTTCCTGGACGCGCACGGGCTGCAGCAGTGGTGGGTGGACGACGTCGAGCTGCAGGTGGCGCTCAACCACAGCAAGCTCATCGACCGCCAGCTCAGGTCTCTCTACGCCGCGCCATAG